One genomic segment of Chloroflexota bacterium includes these proteins:
- a CDS encoding amidohydrolase, which translates to MTTTPADLLPAASAILPELIAIRRVLHARPEIGLHLPETQAAIATDLRALGLEPRLGTVLSSVVAVIEGTAPGAATGPAVLLRADMDALPLHEDSGLPFASATDGAMHACGHDTHVAMLLGGARLLLARRDRLAGSVILMFQPGEEGYHGARFMLEEGLLEAAGRMPSEAFALHTSTRYPSGAIAVRSGAMLASADTLRITVRGRGGHASAPHLALDPITVAADLVLGLQTMVGRRIDVFDPAVVTIAHVTAGTTSNIIPETAFLEGTIRTVSEETRTGISTHIRQLVAGTAAAHGAAADVEIEAGYPVTMNDPAAVERIVATATDLVGTDAILRLDAPIMGAEDFSYILQRVDGAMAFIGARPATDDPMTGPQNHSNRVVFEEAPMAIGAALHAAVALRALAPR; encoded by the coding sequence ATGACGACGACCCCCGCCGACCTGCTCCCCGCCGCCTCGGCCATCCTCCCCGAGCTCATCGCGATCCGTCGGGTGTTGCACGCCCGGCCGGAGATCGGCCTCCACCTGCCGGAGACACAGGCCGCGATCGCCACCGACCTCCGGGCCCTCGGGCTCGAGCCCCGGCTCGGAACCGTGCTCTCGTCCGTCGTCGCCGTCATCGAGGGGACGGCGCCTGGTGCCGCGACCGGCCCGGCGGTCCTTCTTCGGGCGGACATGGACGCGCTCCCGCTTCACGAGGATTCCGGCCTGCCGTTCGCGTCCGCGACGGATGGCGCGATGCACGCGTGCGGGCACGACACCCACGTCGCGATGCTCCTCGGCGGGGCTCGCCTGCTCCTTGCGCGCCGCGACCGCCTGGCGGGGAGCGTCATCCTCATGTTCCAGCCGGGCGAGGAGGGCTATCACGGGGCGCGGTTCATGCTCGAGGAGGGACTGCTCGAGGCGGCCGGCCGGATGCCGAGCGAGGCATTCGCGCTCCACACGAGCACCCGCTACCCGAGTGGGGCGATCGCCGTCCGTTCCGGGGCCATGCTCGCCTCCGCCGACACCCTCCGGATCACCGTCCGCGGCCGAGGTGGGCACGCCTCCGCGCCCCACCTCGCCCTCGATCCGATCACCGTGGCGGCGGATCTCGTCCTCGGGCTCCAGACGATGGTCGGTCGACGCATCGATGTCTTCGATCCCGCGGTCGTCACGATCGCCCACGTCACGGCGGGCACCACCTCCAACATCATCCCCGAGACGGCCTTCCTCGAAGGCACCATCCGGACGGTCTCCGAGGAGACCCGGACCGGCATCTCGACCCACATCCGCCAGCTGGTCGCCGGGACGGCAGCCGCTCACGGGGCGGCCGCGGACGTCGAGATCGAGGCGGGTTACCCGGTGACGATGAACGACCCGGCCGCGGTGGAGCGGATCGTCGCAACGGCGACCGACCTCGTCGGCACGGACGCGATCCTTCGCCTCGACGCGCCGATCATGGGCGCGGAGGACTTCTCCTACATCCTCCAGCGTGTCGACGGGGCGATGGCGTTCATCGGTGCGCGGCCGGCCACGGACGACCCGATGACCGGCCCGCAGAACCACTCGAACCGGGTCGTCTTCGAGGAGGCGCCCATGGCGATCGGGGCGGCTTTGCACGCCGCGGTCGCGCTGCGGGCCCTCGCCCCGCGATGA